In one window of Paenarthrobacter nicotinovorans DNA:
- the metK gene encoding methionine adenosyltransferase: MTLPLHHEHHGTPSKLRLFTSESVTEGHPDKICDQISDSILDALLAADPESRVAVETMATTGLVHVAGEVTTDAYVEIPQIVRETILGIGYDSSANGFDGARCGVSVSIGQQSNDIAGGVFNSLEAREGRQEDDYDLQGAGDQGIMFGYASDETASYMPTPIWLAHRLSERLTEVRKNGELAYLRPDGKTQVTVGYDGDRPVSVETVVISSQHAEEASLDQLRADLASYVIEPVLAASNLDLSRTVNILNPAGAFVIGGPVGDAGLTGRKIIVDTYGGFSRHGGGAFSGKDPSKVDRSAAYAMRWVAKNVVAAGLAKRAEIQIAYAIGQARPVGTYVETFGTETVDPARISEAIDELFDLRPRAIIDALDLKRPIYAKTAAHGHFGREEPDFTWERLDRVADLKEYFNA; the protein is encoded by the coding sequence GTGACTTTACCGCTGCACCATGAACACCATGGCACCCCGTCCAAGCTCCGCCTCTTCACTTCCGAGTCGGTTACTGAAGGGCACCCGGACAAGATCTGCGACCAGATCAGCGACTCCATTCTTGACGCGTTGCTGGCCGCGGATCCTGAATCCCGCGTGGCCGTTGAGACCATGGCCACAACCGGCTTGGTGCATGTGGCCGGCGAGGTCACCACTGATGCTTACGTCGAAATTCCGCAGATCGTCCGTGAGACCATCCTCGGAATCGGCTATGACTCCTCGGCCAACGGTTTCGACGGCGCCCGCTGTGGCGTTTCGGTCTCGATCGGCCAGCAGTCCAACGACATCGCGGGCGGGGTCTTCAACTCGCTTGAGGCCCGTGAAGGACGCCAGGAGGACGACTACGACCTCCAGGGTGCCGGCGACCAAGGCATCATGTTCGGTTACGCCAGCGATGAAACGGCGTCCTACATGCCGACTCCCATCTGGTTGGCGCACCGCCTTTCGGAGCGTCTGACCGAAGTCCGCAAGAACGGCGAACTTGCCTACCTGCGGCCCGACGGCAAGACCCAGGTGACGGTAGGGTACGACGGCGACCGGCCGGTTTCCGTTGAAACCGTTGTGATCTCCAGCCAGCACGCTGAGGAAGCAAGCCTTGATCAGCTCCGCGCGGACCTCGCAAGCTACGTCATCGAACCCGTGCTGGCAGCGTCAAACCTTGACCTCTCCCGCACGGTCAACATCCTGAACCCTGCAGGCGCTTTCGTCATCGGCGGCCCCGTCGGGGATGCCGGTCTGACCGGGCGCAAGATCATCGTGGACACCTATGGCGGATTCTCCCGCCACGGCGGCGGTGCGTTCTCCGGCAAGGATCCGTCGAAGGTGGACCGTTCTGCTGCCTACGCCATGCGTTGGGTCGCCAAGAACGTCGTGGCTGCCGGTCTCGCCAAGCGCGCCGAGATCCAGATCGCCTACGCCATTGGCCAGGCCCGGCCTGTGGGAACCTACGTTGAGACCTTCGGCACGGAGACTGTGGACCCTGCCCGTATCAGCGAAGCGATCGACGAACTCTTTGATCTCCGTCCCCGCGCCATCATCGATGCCCTGGACCTCAAGCGGCCCATCTACGCCAAGACTGCTGCACACGGCCACTTCGGACGGGAAGAGCCCGACTTCACCTGGGAGCGGCTGGACCGCGTTGCGGACCTGAAGGAATACTTCAACGCCTGA
- the coaBC gene encoding bifunctional phosphopantothenoylcysteine decarboxylase/phosphopantothenate--cysteine ligase CoaBC encodes MRIVLGVGGGIAAYKVASLLRLFTEAGHQVTVIPTEAATRFVGVATWEALSGNPVSNSVFDDVDKVNHVRLGHQADLIVIAPATADLLARAATGQANDLLTNTLLMAHGPVLFAPAMHTEMWQHAATQANVETLRSRGATVLEPASGRLTGADSGPGRLPEPDAIFAAAIALAEASGTSDSAPPASATHASLVGRTVTISAGGTREALDPVRFLGNRSSGKQGAALAAAALAAGAKVRFLAAHMDVEPPAGVELVRIESALELREAALKAAVDSDVVIMAAAVADFRPAEVSDTKIKKVDGEDAPVVRLVRNPDILRELVQRRTAEGGRQLIVGFAAETGDAQGDVLEHAAAKLKRKGCDLLVVNQVGVGRVFGQDDNSVVILSGHGAEPQSAAGSKTDVAAAVIDRVGAELAQVFPAM; translated from the coding sequence GTGCGCATAGTCCTCGGAGTCGGGGGAGGGATTGCAGCCTACAAGGTTGCATCGCTCCTCCGGCTTTTTACTGAAGCCGGCCATCAGGTGACGGTCATTCCCACGGAAGCAGCCACCCGTTTTGTCGGGGTTGCCACGTGGGAGGCCCTCTCCGGCAACCCGGTGAGCAACAGCGTCTTCGACGACGTCGACAAGGTCAACCATGTGCGCCTGGGGCACCAAGCCGACCTGATTGTCATTGCTCCCGCCACCGCCGATCTCCTGGCCCGGGCGGCCACCGGGCAAGCAAACGACCTCCTCACCAACACCCTGCTGATGGCCCATGGCCCGGTACTCTTCGCGCCCGCGATGCACACCGAAATGTGGCAGCACGCGGCGACCCAAGCCAATGTGGAAACGTTGCGCAGCCGGGGAGCAACGGTTCTGGAACCTGCTTCCGGGCGACTCACGGGTGCCGATTCGGGTCCGGGCAGGCTCCCGGAGCCGGACGCCATCTTTGCTGCGGCCATTGCCTTGGCAGAGGCCTCCGGTACGTCGGATAGTGCCCCACCGGCGTCGGCGACGCACGCATCACTCGTGGGCAGGACAGTTACGATTTCCGCCGGTGGAACCAGGGAAGCCCTGGACCCGGTCAGGTTCCTGGGCAACCGTTCCTCGGGCAAGCAGGGCGCTGCCTTGGCCGCCGCTGCCTTGGCCGCCGGCGCCAAAGTCCGTTTCCTGGCCGCGCACATGGATGTAGAGCCGCCGGCCGGCGTCGAGCTTGTCCGCATTGAGTCAGCCCTGGAACTGCGCGAGGCCGCGCTGAAAGCGGCAGTGGATTCCGACGTCGTCATCATGGCTGCGGCGGTTGCGGACTTCCGTCCGGCAGAGGTTTCGGACACGAAAATCAAGAAGGTCGACGGCGAGGACGCACCTGTTGTGCGCCTGGTCCGGAATCCTGACATCCTGCGCGAGCTTGTACAGAGGCGGACCGCTGAAGGCGGCCGGCAGTTGATTGTCGGCTTTGCGGCGGAAACCGGGGACGCGCAGGGCGATGTACTGGAGCATGCGGCAGCCAAACTCAAACGCAAGGGCTGCGACCTCCTCGTTGTCAATCAGGTGGGTGTTGGCCGGGTCTTCGGGCAGGACGACAACTCTGTGGTCATCCTTTCCGGCCACGGCGCTGAGCCGCAGTCCGCTGCCGGGTCCAAGACAGACGTCGCCGCCGCAGTGATTGACCGGGTTGGCGCCGAACTCGCACAGGTCTTCCCGGCCATGTGA
- the rpoZ gene encoding DNA-directed RNA polymerase subunit omega yields the protein MSTNLEGIINPPIDSLLEAADSKYGLVIFGAKRARQINAYYAQLHEGLFEYVGPLVDTKLNEKSLSIALREINEGLLVSTPIEPAE from the coding sequence GTGTCCACGAACCTTGAAGGCATCATCAACCCGCCGATCGATTCGCTGCTTGAGGCTGCCGATTCCAAGTACGGCCTGGTGATCTTCGGCGCCAAGCGTGCCCGCCAGATCAACGCTTACTACGCCCAGCTGCACGAGGGCCTGTTCGAGTACGTCGGTCCCTTGGTTGACACCAAGCTGAACGAGAAGTCGCTCTCGATCGCCCTCCGCGAGATCAACGAAGGCCTTCTGGTTTCCACGCCGATCGAGCCCGCAGAATAA
- the gmk gene encoding guanylate kinase, with product MSKNPGLTVLAGPTAVGKGTVSTYIRDNYPEVWLSVSATTRAARPGEKDGVHYFFKSAEEFDALVADGELLEWAVVHGQNRYGTLRSTVNAAIAEGKSVLLEIDLQGARQVKAAVPDANFVFLAPPSWDEMVRRLVGRGTETAEEQQRRLETAKLELAAEPEFDHTVINDDVRRAADELVSLMGLTPHGR from the coding sequence GTGAGCAAGAATCCTGGACTGACCGTCCTTGCAGGCCCCACTGCCGTTGGCAAAGGAACCGTATCCACGTACATCAGGGATAACTATCCAGAGGTTTGGCTTTCGGTTTCAGCCACCACCAGGGCCGCCCGTCCGGGTGAAAAGGATGGTGTCCATTACTTCTTCAAGTCAGCCGAAGAGTTCGATGCCCTGGTAGCCGACGGCGAACTGCTGGAGTGGGCCGTAGTTCACGGCCAGAACCGCTACGGCACCCTTCGCAGCACTGTCAACGCCGCGATCGCCGAAGGTAAGTCCGTCCTCCTCGAGATCGACCTCCAGGGGGCGCGGCAGGTCAAGGCGGCTGTGCCCGACGCCAACTTCGTCTTCCTGGCCCCGCCCAGCTGGGACGAAATGGTCCGCCGGCTGGTTGGCCGCGGCACGGAAACCGCGGAGGAACAGCAGCGGAGGCTGGAAACCGCTAAACTGGAACTTGCTGCTGAACCGGAGTTTGACCACACCGTCATTAATGACGACGTTCGCCGGGCAGCGGACGAGCTTGTTTCACTCATGGGGCTTACCCCGCACGGGCGCTAA
- the mihF gene encoding integration host factor, actinobacterial type: MGLKELTPQERADALEKAAKARAVRAAAKERLKRGEVSIAELISSGATDEAIARMRVVELLEALPGIGPVRAAGIMADIGIAGSRRIRGLGIHQARALVDFMDTQQSV, translated from the coding sequence GTGGGCCTGAAAGAGCTGACACCGCAAGAGCGTGCCGATGCGTTGGAAAAGGCTGCCAAGGCCCGGGCCGTGCGGGCCGCGGCCAAGGAGCGGCTGAAGCGTGGAGAAGTGAGCATCGCGGAGTTGATCTCCTCAGGCGCCACTGACGAAGCGATCGCGCGCATGCGTGTGGTGGAGTTACTGGAAGCCCTGCCGGGGATTGGTCCCGTCCGGGCGGCCGGGATCATGGCGGATATCGGTATTGCCGGATCCCGGCGTATCAGGGGGTTGGGAATCCACCAGGCCCGGGCGCTGGTAGATTTTATGGATACCCAACAAAGCGTTTGA
- the pyrF gene encoding orotidine-5'-phosphate decarboxylase, with product MPETAASQQAQQPVRESFGSRLAAAMASRGPLCVGIDPHPQLLADWGLNDDVAGLERFSLSVVEAVASLAAAVKPQVALYERHGSAGMAVLERTLAASADAGVLSIADAKRGDIGSTMAAYADAWLRDGSSLAADSVTLSPYLGFESLRPALDLAARNGRGVFVLALTSNPEGKSVQHVGGEHSVARRIVAAAAAENQRYEGALGSVGLVVGATIGSALTDLGIELGPVRGAILAPGLGAQGATPADLRATFADAYPQVLATSSRGILAAGPSIPALRAAAGETLAGLRS from the coding sequence ATGCCTGAGACTGCAGCATCACAGCAGGCACAGCAGCCGGTCCGGGAGTCTTTCGGCTCCCGGCTGGCTGCCGCCATGGCCTCCCGCGGTCCGCTGTGCGTCGGGATTGATCCGCACCCGCAGCTCCTGGCGGACTGGGGTTTGAACGACGACGTCGCGGGGCTGGAGCGCTTCTCGCTCTCGGTGGTTGAGGCGGTGGCTTCCCTCGCTGCCGCGGTGAAGCCGCAGGTGGCGCTGTACGAACGCCACGGTTCGGCCGGCATGGCTGTCCTGGAACGAACGCTTGCGGCCTCAGCGGACGCCGGGGTGCTCAGCATTGCTGATGCCAAGCGTGGCGATATCGGTTCCACCATGGCGGCCTATGCGGATGCCTGGCTGCGGGATGGGTCGTCGTTGGCTGCGGATTCGGTGACGTTGAGTCCGTACCTGGGATTTGAGTCGCTGCGTCCCGCCCTGGATCTCGCAGCCCGGAACGGCCGGGGTGTGTTCGTGCTTGCGCTGACATCGAACCCCGAGGGAAAGTCGGTTCAGCACGTCGGAGGCGAACACTCCGTGGCCCGCAGGATCGTGGCCGCAGCCGCTGCGGAGAACCAGCGTTATGAGGGTGCACTGGGATCGGTGGGCCTGGTGGTCGGTGCCACTATCGGCTCGGCCCTGACAGATCTGGGCATCGAGCTTGGCCCGGTCCGCGGAGCTATCCTTGCGCCGGGACTCGGAGCCCAGGGCGCGACGCCTGCCGACCTCCGTGCGACCTTCGCTGACGCGTATCCGCAGGTCCTGGCCACCTCCAGCCGGGGAATCCTGGCAGCAGGTCCGTCCATTCCGGCTTTGCGCGCCGCAGCCGGGGAGACCCTGGCCGGGCTTCGTTCCTAA